Proteins encoded within one genomic window of Candidatus Brevundimonas colombiensis:
- a CDS encoding diacylglycerol kinase family protein, giving the protein MTSDTTAVSPAPPDADEVPRLTPHAPLTHAVVLVNPLSGSVGPRAAAEVEAIMADYRLKAEVVTLEGGGFDKAIAEAFAAKPDVIFVLAGDGTARSVASKARPDGPMIAPLPGGTMNMLPKALYGTADWKLALKRALEEGEAQPVSGGEVQGEYFYCAAILGSPALWAPAREAMRTGKIKLAWQYARRAFKRAFSGRLRFTLDGGEKRRTEALVLISPMISKAMEDPVGLEAAAMDPTDATQAFRLAANALFSDWRHDPAVSTRPAKLIEVRARSKIPAVIDGEPLLLKPDAVIRFVPKAFKALAPRPPSAEDSL; this is encoded by the coding sequence ATGACCTCTGATACGACAGCCGTTTCTCCCGCGCCGCCGGACGCCGACGAGGTGCCGAGGCTGACGCCGCATGCGCCGCTGACCCATGCCGTCGTGCTGGTCAATCCCCTGTCCGGCAGCGTGGGGCCGCGCGCCGCCGCCGAGGTCGAGGCGATCATGGCCGACTACAGGCTGAAGGCCGAGGTCGTCACTCTGGAGGGCGGCGGCTTCGACAAGGCCATCGCCGAAGCCTTCGCGGCCAAGCCCGACGTGATTTTCGTCCTGGCCGGGGACGGCACGGCGCGCTCGGTCGCGTCCAAGGCCCGGCCCGACGGTCCGATGATCGCGCCCCTGCCCGGCGGCACCATGAATATGCTGCCCAAGGCGTTGTATGGCACCGCCGACTGGAAGCTGGCCCTGAAGCGTGCGTTGGAGGAGGGCGAGGCCCAGCCTGTCTCGGGCGGCGAGGTGCAGGGGGAGTATTTCTATTGCGCGGCCATCCTGGGTTCGCCTGCCCTGTGGGCCCCGGCGCGCGAGGCGATGCGGACCGGCAAGATCAAGCTGGCCTGGCAATATGCGCGCCGGGCCTTCAAACGCGCCTTTTCCGGTCGGCTGCGCTTCACCTTGGACGGCGGCGAGAAGCGGCGCACCGAGGCGCTGGTGCTGATCAGTCCCATGATCTCCAAGGCGATGGAGGACCCCGTGGGATTGGAGGCCGCCGCCATGGATCCAACCGACGCGACCCAGGCCTTCCGCCTGGCCGCCAACGCCCTGTTCAGCGACTGGCGGCACGACCCGGCCGTCTCCACTCGACCGGCCAAGCTTATAGAGGTGCGGGCCCGCTCCAAGATTCCGGCGGTCATCGACGGCGAGCCCCTGTTGCTCAAGCCCGACGCCGTGATCCGCTTCGTGCCCAAGGCCTTCAAGGCCCTGGCGCCCCGGCCGCCGTCGGCCGAGGACAGCCTGTAA
- a CDS encoding glycine zipper domain-containing protein gives MNKAIIAIAGAGLLASACASDPYGYNNGPNQTVRQGAVGAGLGAVAGAIIGNNVGGGNAATGALIGGALGGAAGAIRGSNQDRNNQQRYRDSQGRYYYCYDNRQDECYWDNGQRRY, from the coding sequence ATGAACAAGGCGATCATCGCGATTGCAGGCGCCGGCCTGCTGGCTTCGGCCTGCGCCAGCGACCCGTACGGCTACAACAACGGCCCGAACCAGACCGTCCGTCAAGGCGCTGTGGGCGCGGGCCTCGGCGCCGTCGCCGGCGCCATCATCGGCAACAACGTGGGCGGCGGCAACGCAGCCACCGGCGCCCTGATCGGCGGCGCCCTGGGCGGCGCAGCCGGCGCGATCCGCGGCTCCAACCAGGACCGCAACAACCAGCAGCGTTATCGCGACAGCCAAGGTCGCTATTACTACTGCTACGACAACCGTCAGGACGAGTGCTACTGGGACAACGGTCAGCGTCGTTATTGA
- a CDS encoding OmpA family protein, producing MMRPIGFAKGLAAAAILSAGVVAACAPTPKRTALVVGESLCAPGRFDIYFVENQARLTEPAAMVLRAAADKAKGCDVRRVRVMGLADATGASEANLTLSQRRARAVVTALTEAGLPAPIFELSAAGDAGAVTASGKDEPLRRRAEVVYEAYPR from the coding sequence ATGATGCGACCTATTGGATTTGCAAAAGGACTGGCGGCTGCGGCGATCCTGTCGGCAGGCGTCGTCGCGGCCTGTGCGCCGACGCCGAAACGCACCGCCCTGGTGGTGGGCGAATCGCTGTGCGCGCCCGGACGGTTCGACATCTATTTCGTCGAGAACCAGGCGCGGCTGACCGAGCCGGCGGCGATGGTCCTGCGCGCGGCGGCGGACAAGGCCAAGGGCTGCGACGTGCGCCGCGTCCGCGTGATGGGCCTGGCCGACGCCACCGGCGCGTCGGAAGCCAATCTGACCCTGTCGCAACGGCGCGCCCGCGCCGTGGTGACAGCCCTGACCGAGGCGGGGCTGCCGGCGCCGATCTTCGAACTGAGCGCGGCAGGCGACGCGGGCGCCGTGACCGCCTCGGGCAAGGACGAGCCGCTGCGCCGTCGCGCCGAGGTCGTTTACGAGGCCTATCCGCGCTGA
- a CDS encoding protein-disulfide reductase DsbD family protein has product MRPFAFFLGLLLLLTAGSVGAQPVAGPASGQVAFGPQRTERIEAELVPMSQWVAPGSTTVVAVRQKIAPGWHTYWRNPGDSGGATSLTWTLPQGVTADPILWPLPGRQRLISLMNYGYSGEVFLPVAIHAPASARPGEILTLTTDALFLVCNDQMCVPQPMTLSLALPVRDGAAPLARPWGAQIERLVETAPRPAGIEARLTAQGGRLTLTATGGPLAGGDVGQAYFYPYDGDRIDHAAAQTGQVGPDGLSLILTPGKRGAGGPMSGVLATDRGAWEIAARPGPVLPGAEGRGDLSPLAETGEKPTGGVWTFVQALGLALLGGLVLNLMPCVFPVLAMKAASLSAAAHDPRRARRDGLAFTAGVLVSFLILAGGLLALRAAGQAVGWGFQLQSPGVVAALALIMLLVGLNLSGVFHVGAGLQNAGSGPLSRLPGAAGAFFTGVLAVVVAAPCTAPFMAAALGAALVLAWPMALAVFLMLGLGLALPYLAISLSPGLLSRLPRPGAWMARLKGVLAFPMYGASLWLVWVFTRQGGADALGLLLTAALSLAFAAWLAGLAQEARLKGRRPVMATLCAIIAGVAAAGLAGVAAGAARTADAAPRSECGALDAQPWSAAAVAQATAAGRPVLVNLTADWCVICKINERAALSSPRVVQAVKKADAVYLVGDWTRRDDAITRELQAHGRSGVPLYLLYRPGRSEPDILPQLLTEGVVIDALKP; this is encoded by the coding sequence TTGCGCCCGTTCGCTTTTTTCCTCGGCCTTCTGCTATTGCTGACGGCGGGCTCGGTTGGGGCCCAGCCGGTCGCCGGACCGGCGTCGGGCCAGGTCGCTTTCGGGCCGCAGCGGACCGAGCGGATCGAGGCCGAACTGGTGCCGATGTCGCAATGGGTCGCGCCGGGATCGACCACGGTGGTCGCCGTGCGCCAGAAAATCGCGCCCGGCTGGCACACCTACTGGCGCAATCCCGGCGACAGCGGCGGGGCGACCAGCCTGACCTGGACCCTGCCCCAGGGCGTGACGGCCGATCCCATCCTGTGGCCCCTGCCCGGTCGCCAGCGGCTGATTAGCCTGATGAACTACGGCTATTCGGGCGAGGTGTTTCTGCCGGTAGCGATCCATGCGCCCGCCTCGGCCCGGCCGGGCGAGATCCTGACCCTGACGACGGACGCGCTGTTTCTGGTGTGCAACGACCAGATGTGCGTGCCCCAACCGATGACCCTGTCGCTGGCCCTGCCGGTGCGCGACGGCGCCGCACCCCTGGCCAGGCCCTGGGGCGCCCAGATCGAACGTCTGGTCGAGACCGCCCCGCGCCCGGCGGGCATAGAGGCCCGATTGACGGCCCAGGGTGGCCGACTGACCCTGACCGCGACCGGCGGGCCGCTGGCGGGCGGCGACGTGGGTCAGGCCTATTTCTATCCCTATGACGGCGACCGCATCGACCATGCGGCGGCCCAGACCGGACAGGTCGGCCCCGACGGGCTGAGCCTGATCCTGACGCCCGGAAAGCGCGGCGCGGGCGGCCCCATGTCGGGCGTGCTGGCGACCGACAGGGGCGCCTGGGAGATCGCGGCTCGACCCGGCCCCGTCCTGCCTGGCGCCGAAGGGCGCGGCGACCTGTCTCCGCTGGCGGAAACGGGCGAAAAGCCCACGGGCGGCGTCTGGACGTTCGTTCAGGCCCTGGGGCTGGCCCTGCTGGGCGGACTGGTTTTGAACCTTATGCCCTGCGTCTTCCCGGTGCTGGCGATGAAGGCGGCGTCGCTGTCGGCGGCGGCGCACGATCCGCGACGGGCGCGCAGAGACGGTCTGGCCTTCACCGCCGGGGTGCTGGTCAGCTTCCTGATTCTGGCCGGCGGGCTTCTGGCGCTGCGGGCGGCGGGTCAGGCCGTGGGCTGGGGCTTTCAGCTTCAGTCGCCCGGCGTGGTCGCGGCCCTGGCCCTGATCATGCTGCTGGTCGGGCTGAACCTGTCCGGGGTCTTCCATGTCGGGGCGGGGCTTCAGAACGCCGGGTCAGGTCCCTTGTCCCGCCTGCCCGGCGCGGCCGGCGCCTTCTTCACCGGGGTTCTGGCGGTCGTCGTGGCGGCGCCCTGCACCGCCCCCTTCATGGCGGCGGCCCTGGGCGCGGCCCTGGTGCTGGCCTGGCCGATGGCGCTGGCGGTGTTCCTGATGCTGGGACTGGGTCTGGCCCTGCCCTATCTGGCGATCAGCTTGTCGCCCGGCCTGTTGTCGCGCCTGCCCCGTCCCGGCGCCTGGATGGCGCGGCTGAAGGGGGTGCTGGCCTTTCCGATGTACGGGGCGTCCCTGTGGCTGGTCTGGGTGTTCACCAGACAGGGCGGCGCGGACGCCCTGGGCCTGTTGCTGACGGCGGCCCTGTCGCTGGCCTTCGCCGCCTGGCTGGCGGGGCTGGCCCAGGAGGCGCGCCTTAAGGGGCGGCGACCGGTGATGGCGACCCTCTGCGCCATCATCGCCGGGGTTGCGGCGGCGGGACTGGCCGGGGTCGCGGCCGGCGCGGCGCGGACGGCGGATGCGGCGCCCCGCAGCGAATGCGGCGCGCTGGACGCCCAGCCCTGGTCGGCGGCGGCGGTGGCCCAGGCGACGGCCGCCGGACGACCGGTGTTGGTCAATCTGACGGCTGATTGGTGCGTGATCTGCAAGATCAACGAACGCGCCGCCCTGTCGTCGCCGCGCGTCGTCCAGGCGGTGAAAAAGGCCGACGCCGTCTATCTGGTCGGAGACTGGACCCGCCGCGACGACGCCATCACCCGCGAGCTTCAGGCGCACGGCCGGTCGGGCGTGCCGCTGTATCTGCTCTATCGGCCGGGCCGGAGCGAGCCGGACATCCTGCCGCAACTGCTGACCGAAGGGGTTGTGATCGACGCGCTGAAACCCTGA
- a CDS encoding alpha/beta hydrolase gives MIRLFAAFAACLFLLVPAAVQARPQTPAPAPASPPVFVSDRIIVETRGSGPDVVFIPGLGSTGAAWRSTADRLQDRYRVHLITLRGFGDTAIEGNANGGLAGPAAAEIERYIRQQGLVHPALIGHSLGGQIALRVAAGMGDGVGRVMVVDSSPFFPSLVDSRATSAQVEPLARLGYQALLLFGDQALKSQAATLGVDMGLAGDMVFQGLGLQGGDRRVLAQGLYEALTVDLRPRLAEITAPVTVVYGWTRDPENPRNRLEGLYRYGFQGLRHPPRFERIEGAGHQVMIEQPGPFLTAVRRFLS, from the coding sequence ATGATCCGCTTGTTCGCCGCCTTCGCCGCCTGCCTGTTCCTGCTCGTCCCCGCCGCCGTCCAGGCGCGGCCCCAGACGCCTGCGCCTGCGCCGGCGTCGCCGCCGGTCTTCGTCTCTGACCGGATCATCGTGGAGACGCGCGGCTCGGGGCCGGACGTCGTCTTCATTCCAGGGCTGGGCTCGACCGGCGCAGCCTGGCGCTCGACGGCGGACCGGCTTCAGGATCGCTATCGGGTGCATCTGATCACCCTGCGCGGCTTCGGCGACACGGCGATCGAGGGCAACGCCAACGGCGGTCTGGCCGGTCCGGCGGCGGCCGAGATCGAACGCTATATCCGTCAGCAGGGCCTGGTGCATCCGGCCCTGATCGGTCATTCGTTGGGCGGCCAGATCGCCCTGCGCGTCGCCGCCGGCATGGGCGACGGCGTGGGGCGGGTGATGGTGGTCGACTCCTCGCCCTTCTTCCCGTCGCTGGTCGATTCGCGCGCCACTTCGGCCCAGGTCGAGCCGCTGGCCCGGCTGGGTTATCAGGCCCTGCTGCTGTTCGGCGATCAGGCCCTGAAGAGCCAAGCGGCGACCCTTGGCGTGGACATGGGTCTGGCCGGCGATATGGTGTTTCAGGGCCTGGGGCTTCAGGGTGGGGATCGTCGCGTCTTGGCCCAGGGCCTGTACGAGGCCCTGACCGTCGATCTGCGCCCGCGTCTGGCTGAGATCACGGCCCCGGTGACGGTGGTCTATGGTTGGACGCGCGATCCCGAGAATCCGCGCAACCGGCTGGAGGGGCTGTATCGCTACGGCTTTCAGGGACTTCGCCACCCGCCCCGGTTCGAGCGGATCGAAGGCGCGGGGCACCAGGTCATGATCGAACAGCCGGGGCCGTTCCTGACGGCGGTGCGGCGCTTCCTGTCCTGA
- a CDS encoding enoyl-CoA hydratase-related protein, which produces MADAYANLLIERHADGYAVVTLNRPEALNALNAALFKDLADFLDSVEQDDSVRCLILTGAGEKAFAAGADIKEMADQTYAQMYTGNYFALGHDRITRFRKPIIAAVNGFALGGGCELAMLCDFIVASEKAKFGQPEINLGVAPGIGGSQRLTRLVGKSKAMDMVLTARMMDAAEAERAGLASRVFTHETLLDETRKIAARIAAQSPLAVMANKEMVNAALETTLTQGVQFERRLFHSLFAFEDQKEGMSAFVEKRKPDFKGR; this is translated from the coding sequence ATGGCCGACGCCTATGCCAACCTGCTGATCGAACGCCACGCCGACGGCTATGCCGTCGTCACCCTGAACCGGCCCGAGGCGCTGAACGCCCTGAACGCGGCCCTGTTCAAGGACCTGGCGGACTTTCTCGACAGCGTCGAACAGGACGACAGCGTGCGCTGCCTGATCCTGACCGGCGCGGGCGAAAAGGCTTTCGCCGCCGGCGCCGACATCAAGGAGATGGCGGATCAGACCTATGCCCAAATGTACACGGGCAACTATTTCGCCCTGGGTCATGACCGGATCACCCGGTTCAGAAAACCGATCATCGCCGCGGTCAACGGCTTCGCCCTGGGCGGCGGCTGCGAACTGGCCATGCTGTGCGACTTCATCGTGGCGTCGGAGAAGGCGAAGTTCGGTCAGCCCGAGATCAATCTCGGCGTCGCGCCCGGCATCGGCGGATCTCAGCGCCTGACCCGCCTGGTGGGCAAGTCCAAGGCCATGGACATGGTCCTGACCGCACGGATGATGGATGCGGCCGAAGCCGAGCGCGCGGGCCTGGCCTCCCGCGTCTTCACCCACGAAACCCTGCTGGACGAGACCCGCAAGATCGCGGCCCGGATCGCCGCGCAAAGCCCGCTGGCGGTGATGGCCAACAAGGAGATGGTCAACGCCGCGCTGGAGACGACCCTGACCCAGGGCGTGCAGTTCGAACGGCGCCTGTTCCACTCGCTGTTCGCCTTCGAGGACCAGAAGGAAGGCATGTCCGCCTTCGTCGAAAAGCGCAAACCCGACTTCAAGGGCCGATAG
- the mutM gene encoding bifunctional DNA-formamidopyrimidine glycosylase/DNA-(apurinic or apyrimidinic site) lyase: protein MPELPEVETVRRGLTPVLEGARLSRVRINRPDLRFPFPDRFVERLDGATVLRIDRRAKYLLMPLSTGETWITHLGMTGRFTLDGALLGEFEEAAPIAGKHEHFSGCAIREASATRIGYADARRFGFMGLVATDQIEAHPWFAGLGPEPLGNGFSGAHLIEAFAGKKQNIKVSLLDQRIVAGLGNIYVCEALYRARISPLVAAGSLSKARLERLASEVRNVLNDAIAAGGSTLRDFANAEGGQGYFQHRFDVYGREGEPCRGEKCTGVVARIVQGGRSTFYCPSCQKA from the coding sequence ATGCCCGAACTTCCCGAGGTCGAAACCGTACGACGCGGCCTGACGCCGGTGCTGGAGGGCGCGCGTCTGTCGCGCGTCAGGATCAACCGCCCGGACCTGCGTTTCCCCTTTCCCGATCGGTTCGTGGAGCGGCTGGACGGGGCGACCGTGCTGCGGATCGACCGGCGGGCCAAATATCTGCTCATGCCTCTGTCGACCGGCGAGACCTGGATCACTCACCTGGGCATGACCGGCCGGTTCACCCTGGACGGCGCGCTGCTGGGCGAGTTCGAGGAGGCGGCGCCCATCGCGGGCAAGCACGAACATTTCAGCGGCTGCGCCATCCGCGAGGCCTCGGCGACCCGCATCGGTTACGCCGACGCACGCCGGTTCGGCTTCATGGGCCTGGTCGCGACCGACCAGATCGAGGCCCATCCCTGGTTCGCGGGTCTGGGCCCGGAGCCCCTGGGCAACGGCTTTTCCGGCGCTCATCTGATCGAGGCCTTCGCCGGCAAGAAACAGAACATCAAGGTCAGTCTGCTGGATCAGCGGATCGTCGCAGGCCTCGGCAATATCTATGTGTGCGAGGCGCTGTATCGCGCGCGCATCTCGCCTCTGGTCGCGGCCGGATCGCTGTCGAAGGCGCGGCTGGAGCGTTTGGCGAGCGAAGTCAGAAATGTGCTGAACGACGCCATCGCGGCGGGCGGCTCGACCTTGCGCGACTTCGCCAACGCCGAGGGCGGCCAGGGTTATTTCCAGCACCGCTTCGACGTCTACGGTCGCGAGGGCGAGCCGTGTCGCGGTGAGAAATGCACCGGCGTCGTCGCCCGGATCGTCCAGGGCGGCCGCTCCACCTTCTACTGCCCCTCCTGCCAGAAGGCGTAA
- a CDS encoding phosphatase PAP2 family protein yields MSETTLARPVHAPPRARAPLVRKGARRWRLGPDGGAILAATAILALTAGFLLFPGVDIAVSHLFYRPQAGFFLGGDPVLKALRRSSTLVIGLMLLGALGRMLWVWGRGRPWGDAARRALFVVSALALGPGLTINLVFKELWGRARPVQIEAFGGDAVFTPAWMFSDACRSNCSFVSGEGAGAAWMVGAVLVLTPAQWGPVVVPLAIAYAFALSMNRLAFGGHFLSDILLSWGLTAMIMLALHRMTFTRRSPDRRRVWRARTLPA; encoded by the coding sequence ATGTCCGAAACCACCTTGGCCCGTCCCGTCCACGCGCCGCCTCGGGCCCGTGCGCCCCTGGTTCGAAAGGGCGCGCGCCGCTGGCGTCTAGGCCCGGACGGCGGCGCCATCCTGGCCGCGACGGCCATACTGGCGCTGACCGCCGGCTTCCTGCTGTTTCCCGGCGTCGACATCGCGGTCAGCCATCTGTTCTACCGGCCCCAGGCCGGCTTCTTCCTGGGCGGCGACCCGGTGCTGAAGGCGCTGCGCAGAAGTTCGACCCTGGTCATCGGCCTGATGCTGCTGGGCGCCCTTGGGCGGATGCTCTGGGTCTGGGGTCGAGGCCGGCCATGGGGCGATGCGGCGCGCCGCGCGCTGTTCGTCGTATCGGCCCTGGCGCTCGGGCCGGGGCTGACGATCAATCTGGTGTTCAAGGAACTGTGGGGTCGCGCCCGGCCCGTCCAGATCGAAGCCTTTGGCGGTGACGCCGTTTTCACCCCGGCCTGGATGTTCAGCGACGCCTGCCGCTCCAACTGCTCCTTTGTTTCGGGCGAGGGCGCCGGCGCGGCATGGATGGTCGGGGCCGTCCTGGTTCTGACGCCGGCGCAATGGGGGCCCGTGGTCGTCCCCTTGGCGATCGCCTACGCCTTCGCCCTGTCGATGAACCGCCTGGCCTTCGGCGGGCATTTCCTGTCCGACATCCTTCTGTCCTGGGGGCTGACGGCCATGATCATGTTGGCGCTCCACCGCATGACCTTCACCCGGCGCAGCCCGGATCGAAGGCGGGTCTGGCGCGCGCGGACCCTGCCGGCCTGA
- a CDS encoding oligopeptide transporter, OPT family produces the protein MTDASAAPKGRLELTLRALVLGCLLAVIFTAANTYLGLLVGLTFASAIPAAVISMAMLRAFRTSTIWENMTVQTVASVGGAMSSIIFVLPGLVMIGWWLEFPFWQSVAICILGGVLGVTFSIPLRRALVVNGGLPYPEGVAAAEVLKVGSRGAEQTESAVRENKSGLWVVVAGAVVSAGYALLVAGRVFAGEAAKFFKLPAALGGGATGMGFGMQFALLGAGHLIGLTVGLAQLFGLVLAWAIAVPILTSPDTVAWLTAHGIPSIASTLPAGVPAEELATTVWAREVRFMGAGVIGVAAIWTLIKLAGPLIGGLTSALAANARRSHGEMLERTEQDLPIKLVGAVSVASLVGIAGLLAWFAQSAPALASSTPLLVIGGLVYVVLIGFAVAAICGYMAGLIGSSNSPVSGVGILAVVIASLLMLGVMAIAGVPADPSIIAFALIVTAVVFAVAVIANDNLQDLKTGQLVEATPWRQQVALIVGVGAGALVIPFILNLLNQAFGFEGGPPAIVEGAKTLAAPQATLISALARGVIGGDLRWDLIGLGAVIGAVIIVLDAVVSKATNGKVKLPPLAVGIGFYLPAAVTTMLVIGAVCGWIYDKAVSSTRYADVARRMGVLLASGLIVGESLFGVFTAGVIVATRDDAPFAMLPADSTWPAMLAGIIGFAAAVFGLYAWTRSRAQKV, from the coding sequence ATGACAGACGCCTCCGCCGCCCCGAAAGGTCGGCTTGAACTGACGCTCCGCGCCCTGGTGCTGGGCTGCCTGCTGGCGGTGATCTTCACCGCCGCCAACACCTATCTGGGGCTGCTGGTCGGCCTGACCTTCGCCTCGGCCATTCCGGCTGCGGTGATCTCCATGGCCATGCTGCGGGCCTTCCGCACCTCGACCATCTGGGAGAATATGACCGTCCAGACCGTGGCCTCGGTCGGCGGCGCCATGAGTTCGATCATCTTCGTCCTGCCGGGCCTGGTGATGATCGGCTGGTGGCTGGAGTTTCCGTTCTGGCAGTCGGTGGCCATCTGCATCCTGGGCGGCGTCCTGGGCGTCACCTTCTCCATTCCGCTGCGTCGCGCGCTGGTCGTCAACGGCGGCCTGCCCTACCCCGAAGGCGTCGCCGCCGCCGAGGTGCTGAAGGTCGGTTCGCGCGGGGCCGAACAGACCGAAAGCGCGGTTCGCGAAAACAAGTCCGGTTTGTGGGTCGTGGTCGCGGGCGCCGTAGTCTCGGCCGGTTACGCCCTGCTTGTGGCGGGCCGGGTGTTCGCCGGCGAGGCGGCCAAATTCTTCAAACTGCCCGCCGCGCTGGGCGGCGGTGCGACCGGCATGGGCTTTGGCATGCAGTTCGCCCTGCTGGGCGCCGGCCATCTGATCGGCCTGACCGTCGGTCTGGCGCAACTGTTCGGCCTGGTGCTGGCCTGGGCCATCGCCGTGCCGATCCTGACCAGCCCGGACACCGTCGCCTGGCTGACGGCGCACGGCATCCCTTCCATCGCCTCGACCCTGCCCGCCGGCGTTCCGGCCGAGGAACTGGCCACCACGGTCTGGGCGCGCGAGGTCCGCTTCATGGGGGCCGGCGTCATCGGCGTGGCCGCCATCTGGACCCTGATCAAACTGGCGGGTCCGCTGATCGGCGGCCTGACTTCGGCGCTCGCCGCCAACGCCCGCCGGTCGCACGGCGAGATGCTGGAACGGACGGAACAGGACCTGCCGATCAAGCTGGTCGGCGCGGTCTCGGTCGCCTCTTTGGTCGGCATCGCCGGTCTGTTGGCGTGGTTCGCCCAGAGCGCGCCCGCGCTGGCGTCCTCGACCCCGCTGCTGGTGATCGGCGGACTGGTCTATGTGGTGCTGATCGGTTTCGCGGTCGCGGCCATCTGCGGCTACATGGCCGGTCTGATCGGCTCATCCAACAGCCCCGTGTCGGGCGTCGGCATCCTGGCCGTGGTCATCGCCTCCCTGCTGATGCTGGGCGTCATGGCGATCGCGGGCGTGCCGGCCGATCCGTCGATCATCGCCTTCGCCCTGATCGTGACGGCGGTGGTCTTCGCCGTCGCCGTCATCGCAAACGACAACCTCCAGGACCTGAAGACCGGCCAGCTGGTCGAGGCCACGCCGTGGCGCCAGCAGGTCGCGTTGATCGTCGGCGTCGGCGCCGGCGCCCTGGTGATCCCCTTCATCCTGAACCTCTTGAACCAGGCCTTCGGCTTCGAAGGCGGCCCGCCCGCCATCGTCGAAGGCGCCAAGACCCTGGCGGCGCCCCAGGCGACCCTGATCTCGGCCCTTGCGCGCGGCGTCATCGGCGGCGACCTGCGCTGGGACCTGATCGGCCTGGGCGCGGTGATCGGCGCGGTGATCATCGTGCTGGACGCGGTGGTCTCCAAGGCCACCAACGGCAAGGTCAAGCTGCCGCCGCTCGCCGTCGGCATCGGCTTCTATCTGCCGGCCGCCGTGACGACCATGCTGGTGATCGGCGCGGTCTGCGGCTGGATCTATGACAAGGCCGTCTCCAGCACCCGCTACGCCGATGTGGCGCGCCGGATGGGCGTGCTGCTGGCCTCGGGCCTGATCGTGGGCGAGAGCCTGTTCGGCGTCTTCACCGCCGGCGTGATCGTGGCGACCAGGGACGACGCGCCCTTCGCCATGCTGCCGGCCGATTCGACCTGGCCGGCCATGCTGGCGGGGATCATCGGCTTCGCCGCGGCGGTGTTCGGTCTGTACGCCTGGACGCGGAGCCGCGCCCAGAAGGTCTAG
- a CDS encoding AAA family ATPase: MTGVVLTGGPGSGKTSLLEALAQAGYAVEPEAGRAIIGEEQKRGGEALPWRDRALFAQKMLDHDIAAHGRSQRNGRLTFHDRGVPDVVGYLTLCKLPVSKEADQAARTLRYHPRVFIAPPWPEIFGQDAERRQDFEEAERTFAAMVRVYPNYDYELVELPKATIAERVAFVLDRIDLGRT, encoded by the coding sequence ATGACCGGCGTGGTGCTGACGGGCGGGCCTGGGTCGGGCAAGACCTCCTTGCTCGAAGCCTTGGCGCAGGCGGGGTATGCGGTCGAACCCGAGGCTGGTCGGGCCATCATCGGCGAGGAACAGAAACGGGGCGGCGAGGCCTTGCCCTGGCGGGATCGCGCCCTGTTCGCCCAAAAGATGCTGGACCACGACATCGCCGCGCATGGCCGCAGTCAGAGAAATGGGAGGCTGACCTTTCATGATCGAGGCGTGCCTGACGTGGTCGGCTATCTGACGCTGTGCAAGCTGCCGGTGTCGAAAGAAGCGGATCAGGCCGCTCGCACCCTGCGCTATCATCCCAGGGTCTTCATCGCCCCGCCCTGGCCCGAAATCTTCGGTCAGGACGCGGAACGACGACAGGACTTCGAAGAGGCCGAACGGACCTTCGCCGCCATGGTCCGCGTCTATCCAAACTATGACTACGAACTCGTAGAATTGCCGAAGGCGACCATCGCGGAGCGGGTCGCCTTCGTTTTGGACCGGATCGACCTGGGTCGAACCTAG